The Carassius gibelio isolate Cgi1373 ecotype wild population from Czech Republic chromosome B12, carGib1.2-hapl.c, whole genome shotgun sequence genome has a segment encoding these proteins:
- the kcnj2a gene encoding inward rectifier potassium channel 2a — protein MGSVRANRYSIVSSEEDGMKLATAAVPNGYGNGKGKVHTRHQTQSRFVKKDGHCNVQFINVSEKSQRYLADIFTTCVDIRWRWMFVIFCLAFLLSWLFFGCIFWLVAIFHGDLENDGPKCVSNVSTFTAAFLFSIETQTTIGYGYRYVTDECPIAVFMVVFQSIVGCIIDAFIIGAVMAKMAKPKKRNETLVFSHNATVAMRDNKLCLMWRVGNLRKSHLVEAHVRAQLLRSRTTAEGEFIPLDQMDIDVGFDSGIDRIFLVSPITIVHEIDEDSPFYDMSKQEMENSDFEIVVILEGMVEATAMTTQCRSSYVASEILWGHRFEPVLFEEKNYYKVDYSRFHKTYEVPSTPLCSARELAEKKYILSNTNSFCYENEVALSNKEEKEEGTGDSLGPGGTNTDTSSDSDHSQATVPLEPRPLRRESEI, from the coding sequence ATGGGAAGTGTGCGGGCCAACCGCTACAGCATCGTGTCATCAGAGGAGGACGGTATGAAGTTGGCCACTGCTGCGGTGCCAAATGGGTACGGTAATGGGAAGGGTAAAGTCCATACCCGTCACCAGACCCAGAGCAGGTTTGTCAAGAAAGATGGGCATTGCAATGTGCAGTTCATCAACGTCAGTGAGAAGAGCCAGCGCTACCTGGCCGACATCTTCACCACGTGCGTGGACATTCGCTGGCGATGGATGTTCGTTATCTTCTGCTTAGCCTTCCTGCTGTCGTGGCTGTTTTTTGGATGTATCTTCTGGCTGGTTGCAATATTCCATGGAGACCTGGAGAATGACGGGCCCAAGTGTGTCTCCAACGTCAGCACCTTCACGGCTGCCTTTCTCTTCTCGATCGAGACACAGACCACTATCGGCTACGGTTATCGCTATGTTACAGATGAGTGCCCCATTGCAGTGTTCATGGTTGTATTTCAGAGCATAGTTGGCTGCATCATTGATGCCTTCATTATCGGTGCTGTCATGGCTAAGATGGCAAAGCCCAAGAAGCGCAATGAGACTCTGGTGTTCAGCCACAATGCTACAGTGGCCATGAGGGACAATAAGCTGTGTCTCATGTGGCGGGTGGGCAACTTGCGCAAAAGCCACCTGGTAGAGGCCCACGTTCGAGCTCAGCTCCTTAGATCTCGCACCACAGCTGAAGGAGAGTTTATTCCTCTAGACCAGATGGACATCGACGTGGGCTTTGACAGTGGTATTGACCGCATCTTCTTGGTGTCACCGATCACCATCGTCCATGAGATAGATGAGGACAGCCCTTTCTACGACATGAGCAAACAGGAAATGGAGAACTCTGACTTTGAAATCGTTGTTATCCTGGAGGGCATGGTGGAGGCCACAGCCATGACCACCCAATGCCGCAGCTCCTACGTGGCCAGTGAGATCCTGTGGGGACACCGATTTGAGCCTGTCCTCTTCGAGGAGAAAAACTATTACAAAGTAGACTACTCTCGCTTTCACAAGACCTACGAAGTGCCCAGCACCCCCCTGTGCAGCGCGAGGGAACTTGCtgagaaaaaatatattctatCCAACACTAATTCATTTTGCTATGAGAACGAGGTGGCCCTTTCAAACAAAGAGGAGAAAGAGGAAGGGACCGGGGACAGCCTGGGCCCTGGTGGGACAAACACGGACACTAGCTCAGACTCTGACCACAGCCAGGCCACTGTTCCCTTAGAACCGCGGCCTCTACGGCGGGAATCTGAAATATGA
- the kcnj16a gene encoding inward rectifier potassium channel 16 translates to MNSDTVQYSGVKCSDENPSVLTDDDYNSKKKRYVKKDGSCNMVVQNIPKDWFLWITDIFTTLVEIRWRVMFLTFALSYILSWLFFGILFWIIALTHGDMKDPNKEPCVYEVRSFTAAFLFSLETQTTIGYGFRGMSENCMIAIIVVTIQDVISVFIDTFVIGIAVAKMASARKRAQTVGFSNCAVISLRDGHLCLSWRVGDFRRNHMVEGTAHAQLVRHLAHSTGKVNITYKDLNIEENNIILAIPTTIVHKISPGSPLYKVSLKDLRKENFELVVSFTYTDDCTGILHQTRTSYTSSEIMWGQHFQEMIKVTRRNYRVDYALFNHTVKVLVPELSAEEYDLKKCSQQPKHKPLHKSSPAAAVELVNGKSLEAEKASTSSAVQEHKL, encoded by the coding sequence ATGAACTCAGACACAGTACAGTATTCTGGAGTGAAGTGCAGTGACGAAAATCCTAGTGTGCTTACAGATGACGACTATAACTCTAAGAAGAAAAGATACGTAAAAAAAGATGGGAGTTGTAACATGGTTGTGCAGAACATTCCAAAGGATTGGTTTCTCTGGATCACTGACATCTTCACTACCCTGGTGGAGATCCGCTGGAGGGTCATGTTCTTGACATTTGCTCTCTCCTACATTTTATCATGGCTCTTTTTTGGAATTTTGTTCTGGATCATTGCACTGACCCACGGCGATATGAAAGACCCCAACAAAGAGCCATGTGTTTATGAGGTTCGAAGTTTTACAGCAGCATTTCTATTCTCATTAGAGACCCAGACCACCATTGGTTATGGCTTTCGGGGGATGTCAGAGAACTGTATGATTGCCATCATTGTAGTTACCATCCAAGATGTTATCAGTGTCTTCATTGACACTTTTGTCATCGGCATTGCAGTTGCCAAGATGGCATCTGCCCGTAAGAGAGCCCAAACGGTTGGATTCAGCAACTGTGCGGTGATCAGCTTACGTGACGGTCACCTATGCCTGTCATGGCGGGTCGGGGACTTCAGAAGGAACCACATGGTAGAAGGTACAGCTCATGCACAGCTGGTACGGCACCTGGCACACAGCACAGGAAAAGTTAACATTACATACAAAGACCTCAACATTGAAGAGAACAACATCATCCTGGCCATCCCAACAACTATAGTTCATAAAATCAGTCCTGGCAGTCCTCTATACAAGGTGAGCTTGAAGGACCTGAGGAAGGAGAACTTTGAGCTGGTGGTCTCTTTCACCTATACAGATGACTGCACGGGCATCCTTCACCAGACACGCACATCCTACACTTCAAGTGAGATAATGTGGGGCCAGCACTTTCAGGAGATGATCAAGGTCACCCGCAGGAACTACAGAGTGGACTACGCCCTGTTCAACCACACAGTTAAAGTCCTGGTCCCAGAATTAAGCGCAGAGGAGTATGACCTAAAGAAGTGCTCGCAACAGCCAAAACACAAACCACTCCACAAAAGTTCTCCAGCGGCAGCTGTGGAATTGGTTAATGGGAAGAGTCTTGAGGCAGAAAAAGCATCCACCAGCAGTGCTGTCCAAGAACACAAGCTATAA